A window of the Rhizobium sp. CB3090 genome harbors these coding sequences:
- a CDS encoding type II toxin-antitoxin system RelE/ParE family toxin, producing the protein MKEIEFIGRAEKEFRKLPRKIQERFALDVDALKNGKKPFSETTNIKESVGPGAIELKRNGRPAHRLVYVEDEDTIYILHAFEKTTNDVDKPAMKTAKIRYKEMVKLIEKRKRDRRD; encoded by the coding sequence AGAGATAGAGTTTATCGGGCGGGCAGAAAAAGAGTTCCGCAAACTGCCCCGAAAGATACAGGAACGGTTCGCTCTCGACGTGGATGCTCTGAAAAACGGAAAGAAGCCGTTCTCAGAGACAACCAACATCAAGGAGAGCGTAGGACCAGGTGCGATCGAACTGAAGCGAAACGGTCGCCCGGCACACAGACTGGTCTACGTTGAGGATGAAGACACGATCTACATCCTCCACGCGTTCGAAAAGACAACCAACGATGTGGATAAGCCGGCGATGAAAACGGCAAAAATCCGCTACAAAGAGATGGTCAAGCTGATCGAAAAGCGCAAAAGAGACCGCAGGGACTAG
- a CDS encoding XRE family transcriptional regulator has protein sequence MIKRVTSLFDVISDNASEAADMKFRADLMITLRDLFEDRGWKQADIAKALELPQPRVSDLMRGKIDRFSADKLIGFLAKLDVRLKPSFADHKVTCEVQVAA, from the coding sequence ATGATAAAGCGCGTCACAAGCCTGTTCGATGTCATATCGGACAACGCTTCGGAAGCTGCCGACATGAAGTTCCGCGCCGACCTCATGATTACCCTGCGCGACCTGTTCGAAGATCGCGGCTGGAAGCAGGCGGACATTGCGAAAGCTCTCGAACTCCCACAACCGCGTGTCAGCGATCTGATGCGTGGAAAGATCGACCGTTTTTCGGCTGACAAACTGATTGGCTTCCTCGCCAAGCTGGATGTTCGCCTAAAGCCGTCCTTCGCAGATCACAAAGTGACCTGCGAAGTCCAAGTCGCAGCCTAG
- a CDS encoding Imm74 family immunity protein, whose product MILDVSRGHIKVKILDRIATVQGEMFFPGNDKLGFAVFSDTIDFWDPPDQALPISAAEKQAILDDIKAEFAKGGHTLEIE is encoded by the coding sequence ATGATCCTTGATGTATCACGAGGCCATATCAAGGTGAAGATTTTGGACCGCATTGCAACGGTGCAGGGGGAGATGTTCTTTCCAGGAAACGACAAGCTTGGCTTTGCGGTCTTTTCAGACACCATCGATTTCTGGGATCCACCTGACCAAGCCTTGCCGATTTCGGCTGCAGAAAAGCAAGCGATATTAGATGATATAAAGGCGGAGTTTGCCAAGGGAGGGCATACGCTTGAGATTGAATAG